The Actinoplanes sp. N902-109 genomic interval GATCCCCGGGCAGGGTACGCGAGATCACAACCAGCCGCGTCGCTTCAGATACCAGTACAGCGATCCGCCGGTGACCACGATCAGCACCAGGCTGGCCACGAAGCCGCCGGTCCGCTCGAAGCCCCAGAACGGCACGTTCTGGCCGAAGAACCCGGTGATCGCGGTGGGCACGGCGATGATCGCGGCCCAGGCGGCCAGCTTGCGGGTGATGTCGTTGAGCTGGTTGCTCTGCTCGTTGAGGTCGGCCTCCAGCGAGCTGTTGATCCGCTCGCGGGCGTTGTCGATGGTCTCGGTGGCCCGCCGCGCGTGGTCGTCGATGTCCACGAAGTACGGTTTCAGCCCGTCCACCACCAGGTCGAGGTCGGGCCGCAACAGCATGGCCACCACGTCCGGCATCGGGGCCACCGAGCGGCGCAGCTGAGCGAGGGCCTTGCGCAGCCCGAAGCCGTACATCCGGGTCGAGCGGGGCGCGCCGCCCTCCTCCAGCATCGCGTCCTCGGTCTTGTCGATCGCCTCGTCGAGGCTGCGGGCCGCGCCGAACTGCCCGTCGACGACCACGTCGAGCAGCCCGTACAGCAGGAACGCGACGCCGTGCTTGGCCAGGCCGGGGTCGTCGTCCCAGCGTTTCGTGACGGGCTCGATGTCGCTGTCGGACTTGCGCACGGTGATCAGCGCGCGCTCGGTGACAAAGGCACTGATCTCGACCTTGTGTACGGTCGGAGCAGGCCCGCCGGTGTCCACGTGCACCGCGTACACGTTGAGGAACAAGTGGTTGCGATAGCGGTCGAGCTTGGGCCGCTGGTGGTCGTGGACGGCGTCCTCGACCGCCAGCGGGTGCAACTGGAGCAGTGCCGCGATGGACTGCAGCGCGGCCTCGTCCGGGTCCAGCAGGTCCAGCCAGGCCACCCCGTCGCGATGCTCGTCGAGCAGCCGGCCCAGGTCGTCGGTGGCGAAGTCCTCGGCGACGACCGTGCCGCCCTCGTAGAGCCGCGATCGGGTGGGGCAGGAAGGTGTGGTCACGACCCGCAGACTATGCCTCAGGAGTGCGCGACGCTCAGGCTGTAGAACTTCACCTTCGCCCCGTCGGCCGTGCTCTCCGACGAGCTCTGGTTGTACGAGCCGGCCTTGAAATACTGCTTGTAGGGGTCGAACGACGGCGGGATCGCGTACGTGGTCCGGGCGCCGTTGACGGTGAGGTTGATCGTGTTGCCGGTGACGTTGATGACGTAGGTCCAGCGCACCCCGAGCGCGACGTTGCCCACCTCGTGCAGGGTCTGGCCGCCGTCCGGGGAGTTCTCGGTGCCGAGGAAGATGCCGCCGTCGGGCCGGTAGTAGAGCTCCAGCAGCGGTTTGGTGGACGTACCGCCGGAGCCCAGGTGCACCTGCCCGACGCAGACGTTCCTGGTCACCGACGGGACGCGCAGGTCGGCGCTGAGCGTGTGGTTGCCGCTCAGCGGCCAGTCCGCGGCGCCGCCGCCGGCGGTCATCTCGCGCAGCTCGGTGCGCGCGTAGCTGGAGTTGGGCGTGGTGACCCCCTTCTCGGGCGCCCAGAACGTCATCGAGCCGTCGTTCTTGTCGGTCCAGAAGTACGCCGGGTTGGTGTAGCCGTTCGCGCCCCGGAGCTGCGCCGGGGAGATCGTGGTGGGCGCACCGGGCGAGCCGACCGGCAGCTGCAGCGACCAGACCGACAGGTTGAAGTTGCCGCCCGGGGCGACGTCCGGGTCGAGCGCCGCGGCGGAGGCGTTCGTGCTGCCCACAACACCGAGGATGCCCGCTACCGCCACCGACCCGGCGATGGCCAGGAGTCTTCTCATGCTGCCCCCTCAATTGGCAAGGTGGCTTACAATCTCGCAGACATCGACGTCTGTCAACTCCTGAACAGCGGAACGGGCGCCGGGCGCGCTGTCAGCACACCCGACGCCCGGCCACCGTGCCCGGCTTGCTAGCCCTGGGCCTCCTTCGCGACGGCGTCCCACTCGCGCCACTCGGCGAGCCGGGACTCGTAGTCGGCGGTGGCGATGCCGATCGGGGCCGAGCCGAAGAACACCCGCAGCGGCGGCCGCTCCGCGTCGACGATCTTCATGATCGCCGTCCGGGTCGCCGCCGGGTTGCCGGGCTGCGCGACACGCTGCTTGCGGGCCTCGGCGGCCTGCTCGCGGTACTCGTCGTACACCTCCAGCGGCTCGGCGTGCCGCGCCGAGGAGCCGCCCCAGTCGGTGTCGAAGCCGCCCGGCTCGACCAGCGTCACCTTGATGCCGAACGCCGCGACCTCCTGGGCCAGGGACTGGCTGAAGCCCTCCAGCGCCCACTTCGAGGCGTTGTAGATGCCGATGTTCGGGAACGCCGAGATCCCGCCGATCGACGACACCTGGATGATGTTGCCGCCGCCGCTCTCCCGCAGGTAGGGCAGCGCGGCCTGGGTGATCCACAGCGCGCCGAAGACGTTGGTCTCGAACTGCGCGCGGGCTTCTTCCTCGCTGATCTCCTCGATCATGCCGAACTGTCCGTACCCGGCGTTGTTGACGATCACGTCCAACCGGCTGAAGTGCTCGTACGCCCGGCGCAGCGCCGCGATCCCGGCCCCGCGGTCGGTCACGTCCAGGGCGATCGGCAGCACCCGGTCGCCGTACCGGGCGGCCAGGTCGTCGAGGGAAGAGACGTCACGGGCGGTCGCCGCCACGCGGTCGCCGCGCTCGAGCGCGGCCTCGGCCCACTCCCGGCCGAAGCCGCGCGAGGAGCCGGTGATGAACCAGGTCCTGGCCATCGGTACATCCCTTCGCAGAAATTTTCTCGTTCCGGTACACAACTTCCCCCCGGGAGCCGTCATAGACCATGTGACCTTCGAGCAATTCGCGACGGCCCGCCTGCCCAGCCTGCTGCGCTACGCGGTCGTCATGACCGGCGACCGCGACCTGGCCCAGGACGTGGTGCAGGAGGTGCTGGCCCGGGCGCAGGTGAAATGGCGGCGGATCAGCGACGCGGACTCCCCCGAGGCGTACGTGCGCCGGATGGTGCTCAACGAGTATCTGTCCTGGCGGCGCAGCTGGGCGGTCCGCAGCATCCAGGCGGCCGACCTGAGCGACTACGACGGGCACAGCCCGGTGCGCGACCACGCCGAGCACGTGGTCGAAGCCGACGCGCTGTGGCACCGGCTGGCCAAGCTGGGCCGCAAGCAGCGGGCCGTGCTCGTGCTGCGCTACTACGAGCAGCTGGACGACGAGCAGATCGCCGACCTGCTGCACTGCTCGCCGGCGACCGTACGCAGCCATGCCTCGCGGGCACTCAAAACCCTCCGGCTCTCGTCGGAGCACCACGCCAGGACCTTTGCCGAGGAGAAGTCGTGACCGAGCACGCAGACCAGCTTCGCGAGGCCTTCCGGGCCCACGAGGACCAGACCCCCGACCCCGCGCTGGTCTATGCCCGGGTGCGGGAGCTGGCCCGCACCTACCAGCGCCGCCGCCGCGGTTACCAGGCGGCCGGTGGGGCGGTGCTGGGCGCCGGCCTGATCGCCGGGGCGTTCCAGCTGCCCGGGCTGCTGCCGGCGAGCCAGGACAGCAGCACCATCACCATGGTGGCCCCGGCCGCCGCGCCCTCCCCCGCCACGGCCTCGCCGTCGGCCGCGCCGTCGCCGACGGCTCCCACCAGCGCTCTGGACAAGCAGTACGACGCCTACTTCGCGGCCGGCTACGACTACGACGACGCCCTGAAGCTCGCGAAGTACTGGAAGCTGCCCAACGACCGGATCGACCAGGTCAAGGCCAAGGCGGGCAAGCTGCTGCTGCAGCACAAGCCGCTGCCCGACATCTCCGGCATCAAGCCCGACCCGGTGCACGAGCAGACCACCACCGAGGAGAAGCGGGTGAATGCGTTCTTCGGTGCCGGCTACGACTACGACGACGCCGTCGAGCTGTCCAAGCTCTGGAAGACCAAGACGCCGTACGACGCGAAGGTGCTCGGTGGTAAGAAGCTGCTGGCCGGCGCCGAGCTGCCGATCAAGCCTTGATCCCGGCGCTGCACTCCCGCGTGGGGGTGGAGATCGAGCTGATGGCCCCGCCGGGCCGCAGCCGCTCCACCCTCGCCACGGACCTGGCCGACCGGTACGGCGGCCAGGTCCGGGCGGTGTGGCACCACGACAGCGAACCCTCGCTGGTCCCGGGTCTCGGCCGGTTCCTGCATCTCACCCAGGGTTTCGAGGTACGCCGGCCGGACGGCTCGCTGCTCTGCACGCTGGTCGACGACGTGACCCTGCTGGCCGGGCTGGACCCGCGCACGCCCCCGCCGCCCGGCTGGCACCGCATCCTCAGTGACGACTCCCGGCTGATCCGGCTCATCGAGCGGCACAGCGACCCCGCCGCCCCGCTGGACACCGCGCTGTCGGCGGTCGCCGAGCTGTGGGGCAGCACGGTGGAGCAGCTCGGCGCGGTGCGCCGGCTCAACGACGCCACCGGCGCCACCATCGCGCTGGCGGCCCCGCAGGGTGGTGAACGCGAACGCCCGTGCGAGATCGTCACCCCGCCGCTGGCCACCGATCACCTGACGGCGCTGGAGGAGCTGCTCGCCCCGGCCCGGGAGCTCGGTTTCACCGTCCCGCACGAGGCCGCCGTGCACCTGCACGTCGACGCGGGCCCGTTCCACCAGCCGCATGCGCTGGCCAACCTCGTGCGCCTGTTCGCCCACTGGCGCGAGCCGCTGCGGGCGGTGCTGCAGACCAACCCGGCGTGTACCAGACTCGCCCCGCTGCCGGCGCCGCTCGTCCAAGCCGTCGAAGGCACCCCGGCCTGGGAGCAGCTGGCCGAGGCGGCGGAGGCGGCCGAGCTGACGAAGTTCTTCGACGTCAACCTCACCCAGCTGTTCCGCGAGGTGCCGATCCGGGACACCGTGGAGATCCGGATCCTGCCCGGGGCGATCCACGGCGCGGACATCGTGCACCGGGCGGCCCTGGTGGAGCTGCTGCTCGACCGGTGCGCCGAGCCGCAGCCCGTACCGGTGCCCCCGGCCGACCCGGCCGCCGCCACGAACGCGCTGCTCGACCTGGCAGCCGGCGCCCTGGCCACCCAGCCTTAAGGACCGGCCCGGCTCACGGTTCGTCGTTCGTCGTCGGCATGGTGCCAACCTATCGATGTCCCTCGGTCGGCCGGTTCGGTCGCGACCGCCGACGCTTTCGGCGTTTCACCCCATAATGTCGGTTTATGAACCGTCGTTTCCTCGCCGGGATCGCCACGCTGCTGACGATGGCCGGTTGCACCTCGTCGTCCGGCCCGCGGCCGCAGCCGTCCGGCAGCGCCGGCCCGGGCCCGGACCGGCCCAACATCGTGCTCGTGCTCACCGACGACCTGGCCATGAACCTGCTCGGCTATCTGCCGCAGGTGACAGCCATGCGCGAGGCGGGGACGACGTTCGCAAACTACACGGTCACCGACTCGCTGTGCTGCCCGTCCCGGGCGTCCATGCTGACCGGCAAGTTCCCGCACAACACCGGCATCTTTACCAACGGCGGGGACGACGGGGGTTACCCCGAGTTTCACCGGCGCGGCCTGGAGCGGTCCACCTTCGCCACGGATCTGCAGAAAGCCGGCTACCGCACCGCGCTGCTCGGCAAATACCTGAACCGCTACCCACCCCGCGCCGGGGTGGTGCCGCCCGGGTGGTCCGAGTGGTACGTGGCGGGCAACGGGTACGCCCAGTACGACTACGACCTGCTGGAGAACGGTCAGGTCAAGCATTACGGCTCGACCTCGGCCGACTATCTGACCGATG includes:
- a CDS encoding SDR family oxidoreductase; amino-acid sequence: MARTWFITGSSRGFGREWAEAALERGDRVAATARDVSSLDDLAARYGDRVLPIALDVTDRGAGIAALRRAYEHFSRLDVIVNNAGYGQFGMIEEISEEEARAQFETNVFGALWITQAALPYLRESGGGNIIQVSSIGGISAFPNIGIYNASKWALEGFSQSLAQEVAAFGIKVTLVEPGGFDTDWGGSSARHAEPLEVYDEYREQAAEARKQRVAQPGNPAATRTAIMKIVDAERPPLRVFFGSAPIGIATADYESRLAEWREWDAVAKEAQG
- a CDS encoding SigE family RNA polymerase sigma factor, coding for MTFEQFATARLPSLLRYAVVMTGDRDLAQDVVQEVLARAQVKWRRISDADSPEAYVRRMVLNEYLSWRRSWAVRSIQAADLSDYDGHSPVRDHAEHVVEADALWHRLAKLGRKQRAVLVLRYYEQLDDEQIADLLHCSPATVRSHASRALKTLRLSSEHHARTFAEEKS
- a CDS encoding polysaccharide lyase family 7 protein; this encodes MRRLLAIAGSVAVAGILGVVGSTNASAAALDPDVAPGGNFNLSVWSLQLPVGSPGAPTTISPAQLRGANGYTNPAYFWTDKNDGSMTFWAPEKGVTTPNSSYARTELREMTAGGGAADWPLSGNHTLSADLRVPSVTRNVCVGQVHLGSGGTSTKPLLELYYRPDGGIFLGTENSPDGGQTLHEVGNVALGVRWTYVINVTGNTINLTVNGARTTYAIPPSFDPYKQYFKAGSYNQSSSESTADGAKVKFYSLSVAHS
- a CDS encoding amidoligase family protein; protein product: MIPALHSRVGVEIELMAPPGRSRSTLATDLADRYGGQVRAVWHHDSEPSLVPGLGRFLHLTQGFEVRRPDGSLLCTLVDDVTLLAGLDPRTPPPPGWHRILSDDSRLIRLIERHSDPAAPLDTALSAVAELWGSTVEQLGAVRRLNDATGATIALAAPQGGERERPCEIVTPPLATDHLTALEELLAPARELGFTVPHEAAVHLHVDAGPFHQPHALANLVRLFAHWREPLRAVLQTNPACTRLAPLPAPLVQAVEGTPAWEQLAEAAEAAELTKFFDVNLTQLFREVPIRDTVEIRILPGAIHGADIVHRAALVELLLDRCAEPQPVPVPPADPAAATNALLDLAAGALATQP
- a CDS encoding magnesium transporter CorA family protein, with product MTTPSCPTRSRLYEGGTVVAEDFATDDLGRLLDEHRDGVAWLDLLDPDEAALQSIAALLQLHPLAVEDAVHDHQRPKLDRYRNHLFLNVYAVHVDTGGPAPTVHKVEISAFVTERALITVRKSDSDIEPVTKRWDDDPGLAKHGVAFLLYGLLDVVVDGQFGAARSLDEAIDKTEDAMLEEGGAPRSTRMYGFGLRKALAQLRRSVAPMPDVVAMLLRPDLDLVVDGLKPYFVDIDDHARRATETIDNARERINSSLEADLNEQSNQLNDITRKLAAWAAIIAVPTAITGFFGQNVPFWGFERTGGFVASLVLIVVTGGSLYWYLKRRGWL